A stretch of Arachis hypogaea cultivar Tifrunner chromosome 15, arahy.Tifrunner.gnm2.J5K5, whole genome shotgun sequence DNA encodes these proteins:
- the LOC112747726 gene encoding histidine kinase 1-like isoform X4 — translation MAEDRYETCSEGSACSQMGSNNKCKHVFDRLCGFAPSWNWNTTTTTTLPPPPSGRRIFHRDVEKEAFQYASSSHCLSSYYSVFVVRLAIMVMLAILIGLLTILTWHFTKIYTTKSLKTLAYDLRYELLQRPILRMWNILNSTAEITTAQVKLSQYVIRRYSNPVNQAEQVELYEAMRAITWALFSSKKALNSITINYKNGFVQAFHRDLKDNNTSYIYSDLSNYSMVANEMNSFSAHQAWNDKAIHGNKSAIWYREPLDPVTGDKIGKAMKIAPEDLINIAGLSQVPDGVASWHVAVSKFTDSPLLSAALPVWDSSNKSIMAVVGVTTALYSVGQLMKELVEMHSGHMYLTSQEGYLLATSTNAPLLTNSTKHPTLKMAVDCENEVIKLGAEWLQRAYGNHSPPSHEVHVENAKLGHQQYYIDSFFLNLKRLPLVGVIIIPRKYIMGQVDERAFKTLVILISASLCILVIGCVCILILTNGVSKEMKLRAALISQLEARRKAEASSNYKSQFLANMSHELRTPMAAVIGLLDILISDDCLTNEQYSTVTQIRKCSTALLRLLNNILDLSKVESGKLVLEDAEFDLGRELEGLVDMFSVQCINHNVETVLDLSAGHIILRGWCEYPNSCNGSPIFPLEQKKSRCIQKAREKQNANNEKRTTKRDNKVILWFEVDDTGCGIDPSKWDSVFESFEQADPSTTRLHGGTGLGLCIVRNLVNKMGGDIKVVKKEGQGTLMRLCLVLSTPTDVTEQHYALDFTDNSLVVLLALHGNMSRLITSKWLQKNGVCTIEASEWNGLTQVLRELFHARSPVHNNNNFDAHYPVTEGLKSKLLSIQDMKKPVFVIVVDIGLLDLSTDIWKEQLNFLHRYFGRARFVWMLNHDTSNNIKMEIRRKGNVLMVNKPLYKAKMVHILEAVIKERNLELQKRNNMIGPRTTTKEGELHEFLEIDSTHFDAGSSDDSDTSETVGSNPVSVDGDKQIELVARSPASSTYKINNCLVGLTNEHLEDTNNARKEESCQSSPSSSKHAIEESDPKSLSTKEPSQGGDSECGETHRAAGPNNNVVNGKNSLEGLRILLAEDTPVLQRVATIMLEKMGASVVAVGDGQQAVDALHCKLGVDDCRRDSLQKERNMRSQTEILTSPYDLILMDCQMPKMDGYEATKAIRKSEVGTGLHIPIVALTAHAMSCDEAKCLEVGMDAYLTKPIDFKQMVSTILSLTKRKTS, via the exons ATGGCAGAAGACAGATATGAAACCTGTTCTGAAGGTTCTGCATGTTCTCAAATGGGAAGCAATAATAAGTGCAAGCATGTGTTTGATAGATTATGCGGTTTTGCACCTTCATGGAATTGGAACACAACCACCACAACcacactaccaccaccaccaagtGGCAGAAGAATCTTCCATAGAGATGTTGAAAAAGAAGCATTCCAATATGCAAGTAGTAGCCATTGCCTCTCATCCTACTACAGTGTCTTTGTTGTTCGCCTAGCAATCATG GTGATGCTAGCAATCTTGATAGGGCTACTTACTATTCTAACATGGCATTTCACCAAGATTTACACAACAAAATCACTCAAAACCCTGGCATATGATCTGCGTTACGAGCTTCTTCAACGCCCAATCTTGAGGATGTGGAACATTCTGAATTCTACGGCCGAGATCACCACGGCTCAGGTGAAGCTTTCTCAGTATGTGATCAGGCGTTACAGCAACCCTGTTAATCAAGCAGAGCAAGTTGAG CTGTATGAAGCAATGAGGGCTATAACATGGGCATTGTTTTCTAGTAAGAAAGCTCTGAACTCCATAACCATCAATTATAAGAATGGATTTGTCCAAGCTTTCCATAGAGATCTTAAGGATAACAACACATCTTACATCTATTCGGATCTCTCGAATTACTCTATGGTTGCTAATGAGATGAATTCCTTTTCGGCGCATCAGGCTTGGAATGATAAGGCCATTCATGGTAACAAATCAGCAATTTGGTACCGTGAGCCGCTTGATCCTGTCACTGGGGATAAGATTGGGAAAGCTATGAAGATTGCACCGGAAGACTTAATCAACATAGCTGGCCTTTCACAAGTACCTGATGGTGTGGCCTCATGGCATGTTGCAGTGAGCAAGTTCACTGATTCGCCATTGCTTTCAGCAGCATTACCTGTTTGGGATTCTTCTAATAAGAGTATTATGGCAGTTGTGGGTGTCACAACGGCGCTTTATAGCGTTGGACAGCTGATGAAGGAGCTAGTTGAGATGCACAGTGGTCACATGTACTTGACTTCACAAGAGGGTTACTTGCTTGCAACTTCCACAAATGCACCTCTGCTGACAAATTCAACAAAGCATCCAACGCTTAAGATGGCGGTTGATTGCGAAAATGAAGTGATCAAACTTGGTGCTGAGTGGTTGCAGAGAGCTTATGGAAACCATTCTCCTCCTAGTCATGAGGTTCATGTAGAAAATGCCAAGCTAGGCCACCAGCAATATTACATTGACTCTTTCTTCCTAAACTTGAAGAGACTTCCTTTG GTGGGGGTAATCATCATACCAAGAAAGTATATCATGGGGCAGGTTGATGAAAGAGCCTTCAAAACTTTGGTTATTCTAATATCTGCATCATTATGCATTCTAGTTATTGGATGTGTTTGCATTTTGATATTGACGAATGGAGTGTCGAAGGAAATGAAACTAAGAGCAGCATTGATAAGTCAGCTGGAAGCAAGAAGAAAGGCAGAGGCTTCAAGCAACTACAAAAGCCAATTTCTTGCGAACATGAG TCATGAATTAAGGACACCGATGGCAGCAGTAATTGGGTTGCTTGACATTCTTATATCTGATGACTGTCTCACAAATGAACAATACTCAACAGTTACTCAAATAAGAAAATGCTCAACTGCACTACTCCGTCTTCTTAACAACATCTTGGATCTTAGCAAG GTGGAATCAGGAAAACTAGTCCTAGAAGATGCAGAATTTGACTTGGGTCGTGAACTTGAAGGGCTTGTAGATATGTTTTCTGTCCAGTGCATTAACCACAATGTAGAGACTGTTTTAGATCTGTCTG CTGGTCACATCATTCTGCGAGGATGGTGCGAATACCCAAATTCTTGCAATGGTAGTCCAATTTTTCCACTTGAACAGAAGAAATCACGGTGTATACAAAAGGCTAGAGAGAAGCAAAATGCAAACAATGAAAAGAGAACAACTAAGAGAGATAACAAAGTGATACTTTGGTTTGAAGTTGATGACACAGGCTGTG GCATTGACCCAAGTAAATGGGATTCTGTGTTTGAAAGCTTTGAGCAAGCTGATCCATCAACTACTCGATT GCATGGAGGCACTGGTCTTGGTCTCTGCATTGTCAGAAACTTG GTCAATAAGATGGGCGGAGATATCaaggttgtcaaaaaggaggGCCAAGGAACACTCATGAGATTATGCTTAGTTCTCAGTACACCTACTGATGTCACAGAGCAACATTATGCATTGGATTTTACTGACAATAGCTTAGTG GTACTTCTTGCACTGCATGGCAACATGAGTCGCTTGATTACTTCCAAGTGGTTACAGAAAAATGGGGTTTGCACTATAGAAGCATCTGAATGGAATGGACTAACACAGGTTTTGAGGGAACTCTTTCATGCAAGAAGTCCAGTCCATAATAACAATAACTTCGATGCACATTATCCAGTAACCGAGGGATTGAAGTCTAAATTACTCAGCATACAAGACATGAAGAAACCGGTTTTCGTCATTGTTGTGGACATTGGGCTACTTGACTTGAGCACAGACATATGGAAGGAACAGCTTAACTTCCTTCATAGATACTTTGGGAGAGCAAGGTTTGTGTGGATGCTAAATCATGACACATCCAATAACATAAAGATGGAGATTCGTCGGAAAGGGAATGTTTTGATGGTCAACAAACCCCTTTATAAAGCGAAAATGGTTCACATTTTGGAAGCAGTCATAAAGGAGAGAAATCTTGAGCTGCAAAAGAGAAATAATATGATTGGTCCAAGGACCACTACAAAAGAGGGCGAGTTGCATGAATTTCTTGAGATTGATTCTACTCATTTTGATGCTGGTAGCTCTGATGATTCGGACACTTCCGAAACGGTTGGTTCTAATCCTGTTAGTGTCGATGGAGATAAACAAATTGAATTGGTGGCTAGATCACCCGCATCATCAACATACAAGATCAATAACTGCTTAGTTGGATTAACCAATGAACATTTGGAAGATACTAACAATGCAAGGAAAGAAGAGTCATGTCAGAGTAGCCCCAGTTCTTCCAAACATGCCATTGAAGAAAGTGACCCTAAATCACTGTCCACTAAAGAACCATCTCAAGGTGGAGATTCTGAATGTGGCGAAACACATAGGGCCGCCGGCCCAAATAATAATGTGGTCAATGGAAAAAATTCTCTTGAAGGCCTGAGGATATTGCTTGCAGAAGATACTCCTGTGCTTCAAAGGGTAGCAACCATAATGCTTGAGAAAATGGGAGCTTCTGTTGTTGCTGTAGGTGATGGACAACAAGCAGTAGATGCTCTCCATTGCAAGCTAGGTGTTGATGACTGCAGAAGGGATTCTCTCCAGAAGGAAAGAAACATGAGATCTCAAACAGAGATTTTGACTTCACCATATGACTTGATCCTAATGGATTGTCAG ATGCCAAAGATGGATGGTTATGAAGCAACAAAAGCAATAAGGAAATCAGAAGTGGGAACAGGATTGCATATTCCAATTGTTGCCCTTACAGCTCATGCAATGTCATGTGATGAAGCCAAATGCCTTGAAGTTGGCATGGATGCTTACTTAACAAAGCCAATTGACTTCAAGCAAATGGTGTCCACCATACTTTCACTCACCAAAAGAAAAACATCATGA
- the LOC112747726 gene encoding histidine kinase 1-like isoform X3 — protein MAEDRYETCSEGSACSQMGSNNKCKHVFDRLCGFAPSWNWNTTTTTTLPPPPSGRRIFHRDVEKEAFQYASSSHCLSSYYSVFVVRLAIMVMLAILIGLLTILTWHFTKIYTTKSLKTLAYDLRYELLQRPILRMWNILNSTAEITTAQVKLSQYVIRRYSNPVNQAEQVEQLYEAMRAITWALFSSKKALNSITINYKNGFVQAFHRDLKDNNTSYIYSDLSNYSMVANEMNSFSAHQAWNDKAIHGNKSAIWYREPLDPVTGDKIGKAMKIAPEDLINIAGLSQVPDGVASWHVAVSKFTDSPLLSAALPVWDSSNKSIMAVVGVTTALYSVGQLMKELVEMHSGHMYLTSQEGYLLATSTNAPLLTNSTKHPTLKMAVDCENEVIKLGAEWLQRAYGNHSPPSHEVHVENAKLGHQQYYIDSFFLNLKRLPLVGVIIIPRKYIMGQVDERAFKTLVILISASLCILVIGCVCILILTNGVSKEMKLRAALISQLEARRKAEASSNYKSQFLANMSHELRTPMAAVIGLLDILISDDCLTNEQYSTVTQIRKCSTALLRLLNNILDLSKVESGKLVLEDAEFDLGRELEGLVDMFSVQCINHNVETVLDLSAGHIILRGWCEYPNSCNGSPIFPLEQKKSRCIQKAREKQNANNEKRTTKRDNKVILWFEVDDTGCGIDPSKWDSVFESFEQADPSTTRLHGGTGLGLCIVRNLVNKMGGDIKVVKKEGQGTLMRLCLVLSTPTDVTEQHYALDFTDNSLVVLLALHGNMSRLITSKWLQKNGVCTIEASEWNGLTQVLRELFHARSPVHNNNNFDAHYPVTEGLKSKLLSIQDMKKPVFVIVVDIGLLDLSTDIWKEQLNFLHRYFGRARFVWMLNHDTSNNIKMEIRRKGNVLMVNKPLYKAKMVHILEAVIKERNLELQKRNNMIGPRTTTKEGELHEFLEIDSTHFDAGSSDDSDTSETVGSNPVSVDGDKQIELVARSPASSTYKINNCLVGLTNEHLEDTNNARKEESCQSSPSSSKHAIEESDPKSLSTKEPSQGGDSECGETHRAAGPNNNVVNGKNSLEGLRILLAEDTPVLQRVATIMLEKMGASVVAVGDGQQAVDALHCKLGVDDCRRDSLQKERNMRSQTEILTSPYDLILMDCQMPKMDGYEATKAIRKSEVGTGLHIPIVALTAHAMSCDEAKCLEVGMDAYLTKPIDFKQMVSTILSLTKRKTS, from the exons ATGGCAGAAGACAGATATGAAACCTGTTCTGAAGGTTCTGCATGTTCTCAAATGGGAAGCAATAATAAGTGCAAGCATGTGTTTGATAGATTATGCGGTTTTGCACCTTCATGGAATTGGAACACAACCACCACAACcacactaccaccaccaccaagtGGCAGAAGAATCTTCCATAGAGATGTTGAAAAAGAAGCATTCCAATATGCAAGTAGTAGCCATTGCCTCTCATCCTACTACAGTGTCTTTGTTGTTCGCCTAGCAATCATG GTGATGCTAGCAATCTTGATAGGGCTACTTACTATTCTAACATGGCATTTCACCAAGATTTACACAACAAAATCACTCAAAACCCTGGCATATGATCTGCGTTACGAGCTTCTTCAACGCCCAATCTTGAGGATGTGGAACATTCTGAATTCTACGGCCGAGATCACCACGGCTCAGGTGAAGCTTTCTCAGTATGTGATCAGGCGTTACAGCAACCCTGTTAATCAAGCAGAGCAAGTTGAG CAGCTGTATGAAGCAATGAGGGCTATAACATGGGCATTGTTTTCTAGTAAGAAAGCTCTGAACTCCATAACCATCAATTATAAGAATGGATTTGTCCAAGCTTTCCATAGAGATCTTAAGGATAACAACACATCTTACATCTATTCGGATCTCTCGAATTACTCTATGGTTGCTAATGAGATGAATTCCTTTTCGGCGCATCAGGCTTGGAATGATAAGGCCATTCATGGTAACAAATCAGCAATTTGGTACCGTGAGCCGCTTGATCCTGTCACTGGGGATAAGATTGGGAAAGCTATGAAGATTGCACCGGAAGACTTAATCAACATAGCTGGCCTTTCACAAGTACCTGATGGTGTGGCCTCATGGCATGTTGCAGTGAGCAAGTTCACTGATTCGCCATTGCTTTCAGCAGCATTACCTGTTTGGGATTCTTCTAATAAGAGTATTATGGCAGTTGTGGGTGTCACAACGGCGCTTTATAGCGTTGGACAGCTGATGAAGGAGCTAGTTGAGATGCACAGTGGTCACATGTACTTGACTTCACAAGAGGGTTACTTGCTTGCAACTTCCACAAATGCACCTCTGCTGACAAATTCAACAAAGCATCCAACGCTTAAGATGGCGGTTGATTGCGAAAATGAAGTGATCAAACTTGGTGCTGAGTGGTTGCAGAGAGCTTATGGAAACCATTCTCCTCCTAGTCATGAGGTTCATGTAGAAAATGCCAAGCTAGGCCACCAGCAATATTACATTGACTCTTTCTTCCTAAACTTGAAGAGACTTCCTTTG GTGGGGGTAATCATCATACCAAGAAAGTATATCATGGGGCAGGTTGATGAAAGAGCCTTCAAAACTTTGGTTATTCTAATATCTGCATCATTATGCATTCTAGTTATTGGATGTGTTTGCATTTTGATATTGACGAATGGAGTGTCGAAGGAAATGAAACTAAGAGCAGCATTGATAAGTCAGCTGGAAGCAAGAAGAAAGGCAGAGGCTTCAAGCAACTACAAAAGCCAATTTCTTGCGAACATGAG TCATGAATTAAGGACACCGATGGCAGCAGTAATTGGGTTGCTTGACATTCTTATATCTGATGACTGTCTCACAAATGAACAATACTCAACAGTTACTCAAATAAGAAAATGCTCAACTGCACTACTCCGTCTTCTTAACAACATCTTGGATCTTAGCAAG GTGGAATCAGGAAAACTAGTCCTAGAAGATGCAGAATTTGACTTGGGTCGTGAACTTGAAGGGCTTGTAGATATGTTTTCTGTCCAGTGCATTAACCACAATGTAGAGACTGTTTTAGATCTGTCTG CTGGTCACATCATTCTGCGAGGATGGTGCGAATACCCAAATTCTTGCAATGGTAGTCCAATTTTTCCACTTGAACAGAAGAAATCACGGTGTATACAAAAGGCTAGAGAGAAGCAAAATGCAAACAATGAAAAGAGAACAACTAAGAGAGATAACAAAGTGATACTTTGGTTTGAAGTTGATGACACAGGCTGTG GCATTGACCCAAGTAAATGGGATTCTGTGTTTGAAAGCTTTGAGCAAGCTGATCCATCAACTACTCGATT GCATGGAGGCACTGGTCTTGGTCTCTGCATTGTCAGAAACTTG GTCAATAAGATGGGCGGAGATATCaaggttgtcaaaaaggaggGCCAAGGAACACTCATGAGATTATGCTTAGTTCTCAGTACACCTACTGATGTCACAGAGCAACATTATGCATTGGATTTTACTGACAATAGCTTAGTG GTACTTCTTGCACTGCATGGCAACATGAGTCGCTTGATTACTTCCAAGTGGTTACAGAAAAATGGGGTTTGCACTATAGAAGCATCTGAATGGAATGGACTAACACAGGTTTTGAGGGAACTCTTTCATGCAAGAAGTCCAGTCCATAATAACAATAACTTCGATGCACATTATCCAGTAACCGAGGGATTGAAGTCTAAATTACTCAGCATACAAGACATGAAGAAACCGGTTTTCGTCATTGTTGTGGACATTGGGCTACTTGACTTGAGCACAGACATATGGAAGGAACAGCTTAACTTCCTTCATAGATACTTTGGGAGAGCAAGGTTTGTGTGGATGCTAAATCATGACACATCCAATAACATAAAGATGGAGATTCGTCGGAAAGGGAATGTTTTGATGGTCAACAAACCCCTTTATAAAGCGAAAATGGTTCACATTTTGGAAGCAGTCATAAAGGAGAGAAATCTTGAGCTGCAAAAGAGAAATAATATGATTGGTCCAAGGACCACTACAAAAGAGGGCGAGTTGCATGAATTTCTTGAGATTGATTCTACTCATTTTGATGCTGGTAGCTCTGATGATTCGGACACTTCCGAAACGGTTGGTTCTAATCCTGTTAGTGTCGATGGAGATAAACAAATTGAATTGGTGGCTAGATCACCCGCATCATCAACATACAAGATCAATAACTGCTTAGTTGGATTAACCAATGAACATTTGGAAGATACTAACAATGCAAGGAAAGAAGAGTCATGTCAGAGTAGCCCCAGTTCTTCCAAACATGCCATTGAAGAAAGTGACCCTAAATCACTGTCCACTAAAGAACCATCTCAAGGTGGAGATTCTGAATGTGGCGAAACACATAGGGCCGCCGGCCCAAATAATAATGTGGTCAATGGAAAAAATTCTCTTGAAGGCCTGAGGATATTGCTTGCAGAAGATACTCCTGTGCTTCAAAGGGTAGCAACCATAATGCTTGAGAAAATGGGAGCTTCTGTTGTTGCTGTAGGTGATGGACAACAAGCAGTAGATGCTCTCCATTGCAAGCTAGGTGTTGATGACTGCAGAAGGGATTCTCTCCAGAAGGAAAGAAACATGAGATCTCAAACAGAGATTTTGACTTCACCATATGACTTGATCCTAATGGATTGTCAG ATGCCAAAGATGGATGGTTATGAAGCAACAAAAGCAATAAGGAAATCAGAAGTGGGAACAGGATTGCATATTCCAATTGTTGCCCTTACAGCTCATGCAATGTCATGTGATGAAGCCAAATGCCTTGAAGTTGGCATGGATGCTTACTTAACAAAGCCAATTGACTTCAAGCAAATGGTGTCCACCATACTTTCACTCACCAAAAGAAAAACATCATGA
- the LOC112747726 gene encoding histidine kinase 1-like isoform X2 — protein sequence MAEDRYETCSEGSACSQMGSNNKCKHVFDRLCGFAPSWNWNTTTTTTLPPPPSGRRIFHRDVEKEAFQYASSSHCLSSYYSVFVVRLAIMVMLAILIGLLTILTWHFTKIYTTKSLKTLAYDLRYELLQRPILRMWNILNSTAEITTAQVKLSQYVIRRYSNPVNQAEQVELYEAMRAITWALFSSKKALNSITINYKNGFVQAFHRDLKDNNTSYIYSDLSNYSMVANEMNSFSAHQAWNDKAIHGNKSAIWYREPLDPVTGDKIGKAMKIAPEDLINIAGLSQVPDGVASWHVAVSKFTDSPLLSAALPVWDSSNKSIMAVVGVTTALYSVGQLMKELVEMHSGHMYLTSQEGYLLATSTNAPLLTNSTKHPTLKMAVDCENEVIKLGAEWLQRAYGNHSPPSHEVHVENAKLGHQQYYIDSFFLNLKRLPLVGVIIIPRKYIMGQVDERAFKTLVILISASLCILVIGCVCILILTNGVSKEMKLRAALISQLEARRKAEASSNYKSQFLANMSHELRTPMAAVIGLLDILISDDCLTNEQYSTVTQIRKCSTALLRLLNNILDLSKVESGKLVLEDAEFDLGRELEGLVDMFSVQCINHNVETVLDLSDEMPKVVRGDSARVVQIFTNLINNSIKFTPSGHIILRGWCEYPNSCNGSPIFPLEQKKSRCIQKAREKQNANNEKRTTKRDNKVILWFEVDDTGCGIDPSKWDSVFESFEQADPSTTRLHGGTGLGLCIVRNLVNKMGGDIKVVKKEGQGTLMRLCLVLSTPTDVTEQHYALDFTDNSLVVLLALHGNMSRLITSKWLQKNGVCTIEASEWNGLTQVLRELFHARSPVHNNNNFDAHYPVTEGLKSKLLSIQDMKKPVFVIVVDIGLLDLSTDIWKEQLNFLHRYFGRARFVWMLNHDTSNNIKMEIRRKGNVLMVNKPLYKAKMVHILEAVIKERNLELQKRNNMIGPRTTTKEGELHEFLEIDSTHFDAGSSDDSDTSETVGSNPVSVDGDKQIELVARSPASSTYKINNCLVGLTNEHLEDTNNARKEESCQSSPSSSKHAIEESDPKSLSTKEPSQGGDSECGETHRAAGPNNNVVNGKNSLEGLRILLAEDTPVLQRVATIMLEKMGASVVAVGDGQQAVDALHCKLGVDDCRRDSLQKERNMRSQTEILTSPYDLILMDCQMPKMDGYEATKAIRKSEVGTGLHIPIVALTAHAMSCDEAKCLEVGMDAYLTKPIDFKQMVSTILSLTKRKTS from the exons ATGGCAGAAGACAGATATGAAACCTGTTCTGAAGGTTCTGCATGTTCTCAAATGGGAAGCAATAATAAGTGCAAGCATGTGTTTGATAGATTATGCGGTTTTGCACCTTCATGGAATTGGAACACAACCACCACAACcacactaccaccaccaccaagtGGCAGAAGAATCTTCCATAGAGATGTTGAAAAAGAAGCATTCCAATATGCAAGTAGTAGCCATTGCCTCTCATCCTACTACAGTGTCTTTGTTGTTCGCCTAGCAATCATG GTGATGCTAGCAATCTTGATAGGGCTACTTACTATTCTAACATGGCATTTCACCAAGATTTACACAACAAAATCACTCAAAACCCTGGCATATGATCTGCGTTACGAGCTTCTTCAACGCCCAATCTTGAGGATGTGGAACATTCTGAATTCTACGGCCGAGATCACCACGGCTCAGGTGAAGCTTTCTCAGTATGTGATCAGGCGTTACAGCAACCCTGTTAATCAAGCAGAGCAAGTTGAG CTGTATGAAGCAATGAGGGCTATAACATGGGCATTGTTTTCTAGTAAGAAAGCTCTGAACTCCATAACCATCAATTATAAGAATGGATTTGTCCAAGCTTTCCATAGAGATCTTAAGGATAACAACACATCTTACATCTATTCGGATCTCTCGAATTACTCTATGGTTGCTAATGAGATGAATTCCTTTTCGGCGCATCAGGCTTGGAATGATAAGGCCATTCATGGTAACAAATCAGCAATTTGGTACCGTGAGCCGCTTGATCCTGTCACTGGGGATAAGATTGGGAAAGCTATGAAGATTGCACCGGAAGACTTAATCAACATAGCTGGCCTTTCACAAGTACCTGATGGTGTGGCCTCATGGCATGTTGCAGTGAGCAAGTTCACTGATTCGCCATTGCTTTCAGCAGCATTACCTGTTTGGGATTCTTCTAATAAGAGTATTATGGCAGTTGTGGGTGTCACAACGGCGCTTTATAGCGTTGGACAGCTGATGAAGGAGCTAGTTGAGATGCACAGTGGTCACATGTACTTGACTTCACAAGAGGGTTACTTGCTTGCAACTTCCACAAATGCACCTCTGCTGACAAATTCAACAAAGCATCCAACGCTTAAGATGGCGGTTGATTGCGAAAATGAAGTGATCAAACTTGGTGCTGAGTGGTTGCAGAGAGCTTATGGAAACCATTCTCCTCCTAGTCATGAGGTTCATGTAGAAAATGCCAAGCTAGGCCACCAGCAATATTACATTGACTCTTTCTTCCTAAACTTGAAGAGACTTCCTTTG GTGGGGGTAATCATCATACCAAGAAAGTATATCATGGGGCAGGTTGATGAAAGAGCCTTCAAAACTTTGGTTATTCTAATATCTGCATCATTATGCATTCTAGTTATTGGATGTGTTTGCATTTTGATATTGACGAATGGAGTGTCGAAGGAAATGAAACTAAGAGCAGCATTGATAAGTCAGCTGGAAGCAAGAAGAAAGGCAGAGGCTTCAAGCAACTACAAAAGCCAATTTCTTGCGAACATGAG TCATGAATTAAGGACACCGATGGCAGCAGTAATTGGGTTGCTTGACATTCTTATATCTGATGACTGTCTCACAAATGAACAATACTCAACAGTTACTCAAATAAGAAAATGCTCAACTGCACTACTCCGTCTTCTTAACAACATCTTGGATCTTAGCAAG GTGGAATCAGGAAAACTAGTCCTAGAAGATGCAGAATTTGACTTGGGTCGTGAACTTGAAGGGCTTGTAGATATGTTTTCTGTCCAGTGCATTAACCACAATGTAGAGACTGTTTTAGATCTGTCTG ATGAAATGCCAAAGGTAGTAAGGGGTGATTCTGCTAGGGTGGTTCAAATTTTTACAAATTTGATCAACAATTCAATAAAGTTTACTCCAT CTGGTCACATCATTCTGCGAGGATGGTGCGAATACCCAAATTCTTGCAATGGTAGTCCAATTTTTCCACTTGAACAGAAGAAATCACGGTGTATACAAAAGGCTAGAGAGAAGCAAAATGCAAACAATGAAAAGAGAACAACTAAGAGAGATAACAAAGTGATACTTTGGTTTGAAGTTGATGACACAGGCTGTG GCATTGACCCAAGTAAATGGGATTCTGTGTTTGAAAGCTTTGAGCAAGCTGATCCATCAACTACTCGATT GCATGGAGGCACTGGTCTTGGTCTCTGCATTGTCAGAAACTTG GTCAATAAGATGGGCGGAGATATCaaggttgtcaaaaaggaggGCCAAGGAACACTCATGAGATTATGCTTAGTTCTCAGTACACCTACTGATGTCACAGAGCAACATTATGCATTGGATTTTACTGACAATAGCTTAGTG GTACTTCTTGCACTGCATGGCAACATGAGTCGCTTGATTACTTCCAAGTGGTTACAGAAAAATGGGGTTTGCACTATAGAAGCATCTGAATGGAATGGACTAACACAGGTTTTGAGGGAACTCTTTCATGCAAGAAGTCCAGTCCATAATAACAATAACTTCGATGCACATTATCCAGTAACCGAGGGATTGAAGTCTAAATTACTCAGCATACAAGACATGAAGAAACCGGTTTTCGTCATTGTTGTGGACATTGGGCTACTTGACTTGAGCACAGACATATGGAAGGAACAGCTTAACTTCCTTCATAGATACTTTGGGAGAGCAAGGTTTGTGTGGATGCTAAATCATGACACATCCAATAACATAAAGATGGAGATTCGTCGGAAAGGGAATGTTTTGATGGTCAACAAACCCCTTTATAAAGCGAAAATGGTTCACATTTTGGAAGCAGTCATAAAGGAGAGAAATCTTGAGCTGCAAAAGAGAAATAATATGATTGGTCCAAGGACCACTACAAAAGAGGGCGAGTTGCATGAATTTCTTGAGATTGATTCTACTCATTTTGATGCTGGTAGCTCTGATGATTCGGACACTTCCGAAACGGTTGGTTCTAATCCTGTTAGTGTCGATGGAGATAAACAAATTGAATTGGTGGCTAGATCACCCGCATCATCAACATACAAGATCAATAACTGCTTAGTTGGATTAACCAATGAACATTTGGAAGATACTAACAATGCAAGGAAAGAAGAGTCATGTCAGAGTAGCCCCAGTTCTTCCAAACATGCCATTGAAGAAAGTGACCCTAAATCACTGTCCACTAAAGAACCATCTCAAGGTGGAGATTCTGAATGTGGCGAAACACATAGGGCCGCCGGCCCAAATAATAATGTGGTCAATGGAAAAAATTCTCTTGAAGGCCTGAGGATATTGCTTGCAGAAGATACTCCTGTGCTTCAAAGGGTAGCAACCATAATGCTTGAGAAAATGGGAGCTTCTGTTGTTGCTGTAGGTGATGGACAACAAGCAGTAGATGCTCTCCATTGCAAGCTAGGTGTTGATGACTGCAGAAGGGATTCTCTCCAGAAGGAAAGAAACATGAGATCTCAAACAGAGATTTTGACTTCACCATATGACTTGATCCTAATGGATTGTCAG ATGCCAAAGATGGATGGTTATGAAGCAACAAAAGCAATAAGGAAATCAGAAGTGGGAACAGGATTGCATATTCCAATTGTTGCCCTTACAGCTCATGCAATGTCATGTGATGAAGCCAAATGCCTTGAAGTTGGCATGGATGCTTACTTAACAAAGCCAATTGACTTCAAGCAAATGGTGTCCACCATACTTTCACTCACCAAAAGAAAAACATCATGA